In bacterium, a single window of DNA contains:
- a CDS encoding GDP-mannose 4,6-dehydratase: protein MTALAGGARVVVTGCAGFIGSHLAEALLDRGCEVVGIDALTDYYDPALKRENLAPLLGRPGFVFHHADLNDVDAVALLAGSRAVFHLAAQAGVRASWGHLFGDYLARNLAATQRLLEACRDPRVAPGLVRFVYSSSSSVYGDRLDLPVTERALPQPFSPYGVTKLAAEHLCVLYSANHGVPTTSLRYFTVYGPRQRPDMAFRKFLEAAFDGKPWIVFGDGSQTRDFTYVSDAVDANLRAVEAPGTWAVYNVGGGARVSLAAALAAMRDLLREAAPEVRVAIEHVPVEKGDVRDTWADPGLIRDEIGYVAQVPFGEGLRREVLWVAARRRGHA from the coding sequence ATGACGGCCCTGGCGGGCGGGGCGCGCGTCGTGGTCACCGGCTGCGCCGGGTTCATCGGCAGCCACCTCGCCGAGGCCCTGCTGGACCGGGGCTGCGAGGTCGTCGGCATCGACGCGCTGACCGATTACTACGACCCGGCGCTCAAGCGTGAGAACCTGGCGCCGCTGCTGGGCCGGCCCGGCTTCGTCTTCCACCACGCCGACCTGAACGACGTCGACGCGGTCGCGCTGCTCGCCGGCAGCCGCGCCGTGTTCCACCTCGCCGCCCAGGCCGGCGTGCGCGCCAGCTGGGGACACCTGTTCGGCGACTACCTGGCGCGCAACCTGGCCGCCACCCAGCGCCTGCTGGAAGCCTGCCGCGACCCGCGGGTGGCGCCGGGGCTCGTCCGGTTCGTCTACTCCAGCTCCAGCTCGGTGTACGGCGACCGCCTCGACCTGCCGGTGACCGAGCGCGCGCTGCCGCAGCCCTTCTCGCCGTACGGGGTGACCAAGCTGGCGGCCGAGCACCTCTGCGTGCTCTACAGCGCCAACCACGGCGTGCCCACCACGTCCCTGCGCTACTTCACCGTCTACGGGCCGCGCCAGCGGCCCGACATGGCCTTCCGCAAGTTCCTCGAGGCGGCCTTCGACGGGAAGCCCTGGATCGTCTTCGGCGACGGTTCGCAGACGCGGGACTTCACCTACGTGTCCGACGCGGTGGACGCGAACCTCCGCGCGGTCGAGGCGCCCGGAACGTGGGCGGTGTACAACGTCGGCGGCGGCGCGCGCGTCTCGCTGGCCGCGGCCCTGGCGGCCATGCGCGACCTGCTGCGCGAGGCGGCGCCCGAGGTCCGCGTCGCGATCGAGCACGTGCCGGTCGAGAAGGGCGACGTGCGCGACACCTGGGCCGACCCCGGCCTCATCCGCGACGAGATCGGCTACGTCGCGCAGGTCCCGTTCGGCGAGGGGCTGCGCCGCGAGGTGCTCTGGGTCGCCGCGCGCAGGAGGGGACATGCCTGA